The following proteins are co-located in the Clavibacter capsici genome:
- a CDS encoding M20/M25/M40 family metallo-hydrolase, producing the protein MTGHAEPGAGDVDPVDLAADLIRIDSTNPDLVPGAAGEPAVAAHVAAWLRARGFAVRVLEGTPGRPTVLATAHGAGGGRTILLDGHLDTVPPGDAERGGLSPRIEDGRLLGRGAFDMKAGVAAMMVAADRARRIGTRGDVVLALVADEEFGSIGTEEALRALAAAGTRVDGAVISEPSQSEAIVAHRGFGWYEIRLRGRAAHGSMPEQGVDAIAHAGLVLRELDALAERLTAGARHPLLGPGAVRVSRIHGGTDAATVADSCVLTVERRFLPGETTADVEAGLRATLDGVVARTPGMDAELVPLVARAAFEADVDGPLARAVLDSGARVTGAPVPHRGEPFWTDAGLMQEAGIPCILLGVTGGGAHADEEWAEVDSVRTLADVLEGAILDFCGRDGA; encoded by the coding sequence GTGACCGGCCACGCCGAGCCGGGCGCGGGCGACGTGGATCCCGTCGACCTCGCCGCCGACCTCATCCGCATCGACTCGACCAACCCCGACCTCGTGCCGGGCGCCGCGGGGGAGCCCGCCGTCGCCGCGCACGTCGCCGCGTGGCTCCGCGCCCGCGGCTTCGCGGTGCGCGTGCTCGAGGGGACGCCGGGACGGCCCACCGTGCTCGCGACCGCGCACGGCGCGGGCGGCGGACGCACGATCCTCCTCGACGGCCACCTCGACACCGTCCCGCCGGGCGACGCGGAGCGCGGCGGCCTGTCGCCGCGGATCGAGGACGGCCGGCTCCTCGGCCGCGGCGCGTTCGACATGAAGGCCGGCGTCGCCGCCATGATGGTCGCCGCCGACCGGGCCCGCCGGATCGGCACGCGCGGCGACGTCGTGCTCGCGCTCGTGGCCGACGAGGAGTTCGGCAGCATCGGCACCGAGGAGGCGCTGCGTGCGCTGGCCGCCGCCGGCACGCGCGTCGACGGCGCCGTGATCTCGGAGCCCAGCCAGTCCGAGGCGATCGTCGCCCACCGCGGCTTCGGCTGGTACGAGATCCGGCTGCGCGGGCGCGCGGCGCACGGGTCGATGCCGGAGCAGGGCGTGGACGCGATCGCGCACGCCGGCCTCGTCCTCCGCGAGCTCGACGCGCTGGCCGAGCGCCTAACCGCGGGAGCCCGCCACCCGCTGCTCGGGCCGGGCGCGGTGCGCGTGTCGCGGATCCACGGCGGCACGGACGCGGCCACGGTCGCCGACTCCTGCGTGCTCACGGTCGAGCGGCGCTTCCTCCCGGGCGAGACGACCGCGGACGTCGAGGCCGGCCTCCGCGCAACGCTCGACGGGGTCGTCGCGCGGACCCCGGGCATGGACGCCGAGCTCGTGCCGCTGGTCGCGCGCGCGGCCTTCGAGGCCGACGTCGACGGCCCGCTCGCCCGCGCGGTGCTCGACAGCGGTGCGCGCGTCACGGGCGCCCCGGTCCCGCACCGCGGCGAGCCGTTCTGGACGGACGCCGGGCTGATGCAGGAGGCCGGCATCCCGTGCATCCTCCTCGGGGTGACGGGCGGCGGCGCGCACGCGGACGAGGAGTGGGCCGAGGTCGACTCCGTCCGGACCCTCGCGGACGTGCTCGAGGGCGCGATCCTCGACTTCTGCGGCCGGGACGGCGCCTAG